The Dokdonia sp. 4H-3-7-5 genomic interval CCTACTAAGAACAGAGTAGATGATTCCAAACAGATTTTATTGAACAAAGATTTTTCCACCCTTCAGGGCGGGGAAAAGAAAAATCGTTGTATTCACTTCTTAAGAAAAAGGGATTTTAAAAGTTGAGATATTTTTTTATGTTTCTGCGTACCTTTGCGCCGTGAATAAAAATATCATTTTACAGGACCTCGGAAATCGAGATTATAAGGAAACTTGGGACTACCAAGAGACGCTTTTTAAGAAAACGGTGGAGATGAAAATTGCCAACCGTAGACAAAACGCCGGACTGGTAACTCCTAACCATTTCTTGTTTGTAGAGCATCCTCATGTGTTTACTTTAGGCAAGAGTGGTGATCTTTCTAATTTGCTTGTCAGCGAAAAAGAGCTTGCCGAGAAAAAAGCTAGTTTTTATAAGATTAACCGCGGCGGAGATATCACGTATCACGGTCCCGGACAAATCGTAGGATATCCTATTCTTGATCTTGATAGCTTTTTTAGAGACATTCACAAATACCTGAGATTGCTAGAAGAGATGGTAATTCTCACCCTAGCCGAATACGGACTTAAAGCCGAACGTTCTCCAGGAGAAACGGGTGTGTGGTTTGATGTGGGAACTCCGTTTGCACGTAAGATTTGTGCCATGGGTGTGCGCGCTAGCCGCTGGGTAACCATGCATGGATTTGCATTAAACGTAAATGCAGACTTAGGCTACTTTGACCTGATGATTCCTTGCGGGATAAAAGACAAAGCAGTGACCTCTCTCAATGTAGAGCTAGGTAAAGCAAGGGTAGATGAGGCAGAGGTAAAAGAGAAATTACTTAAACACTTTACAGCGCTCTTTGAAGCCAACTTCATAACTCCAGAAGCGGGCGCGGAATATATATAAGGACGACGCGCTAGTTAATCTTGTAAATCAATACCGAGTTACTACCTCCCTGAGTTACAAAACCTAGAGACTTATTGCTTCGTAAAAAGCCAACATCTGCCTTAGAAGTTCCATAGATAGGAAAGTTAGGTAGTAATACACCTTTATTGTCATAAATATAGACTTCGCTAGATTCTGTATTGGTGATAGCAATGTATTGTGATTTTCCAGTGCTTGAGATGCTAGGTGAAGTATAGGTGCCAAAGGCAATCTCTCTCTTCTTACCATTTACCACAAGATTGTTTTCTCTCAAACCTACTTTCAGTTTACCCTCAATAGCGATTTTTGAATCAGATTGAAAATCTGAAATACTCTGGGTAAGCTTCCCAGAGGTGTTAATGCTCACTTTCTCACCATTAACTGTAAAGGTTTCAAAGTTGTTGCCATACTTATATATAGGAGTATCTCCAAAGTTGATTTTTTCTTTAACGTCAATTCGCGTTTTTCCTGTGCGATTTAAGATGTGCAGCTTCCCGCTATTCTCGGCAATCGTGATATAATCTTTGTTACCTATGCGCATATGTGCTGGAGGATATAAAATTGCACTTCCTGCTTCTCTAAAGGTAAATCCAGAAACAGCTTTTGCATTTTTATCATACATCAGTACTTTATCTTTTTGTACGATGACAAAACGGTAATTACTGTTATTGTCATAGTCGAAGATAGAAAGCGGTTGCGTGATGTTATCTTTAAAAGAGAGCGGATAAGGACTCACTTCTTTACCATTACGATCCAACACATAAAATGAAGATGGCGTGGTAAAAGCGAGTTGCAATCTGCCATTGCGGTATAGATCTATCTGCTGCACCTCACCTAGTATTTGACCATCTAGGTCTTTTTGCCACAATACTTTTCCTGCATT includes:
- the lipB gene encoding lipoyl(octanoyl) transferase LipB; the encoded protein is MNKNIILQDLGNRDYKETWDYQETLFKKTVEMKIANRRQNAGLVTPNHFLFVEHPHVFTLGKSGDLSNLLVSEKELAEKKASFYKINRGGDITYHGPGQIVGYPILDLDSFFRDIHKYLRLLEEMVILTLAEYGLKAERSPGETGVWFDVGTPFARKICAMGVRASRWVTMHGFALNVNADLGYFDLMIPCGIKDKAVTSLNVELGKARVDEAEVKEKLLKHFTALFEANFITPEAGAEYI